One Oceanicoccus sagamiensis genomic region harbors:
- a CDS encoding CaiB/BaiF CoA transferase family protein, with protein MGPLAGIKVIELKGIGPGPYAGMLLADMGAEVIVVERSRQPNGIASASDKDVNSRGKKSIALNLKHKDGVETLLKLVESADMLIEGFRPGVTERLGFGPDVCHTRNPGLIFGRITGWGQSGPLAKVAGHDINYISIAGALGSIGTQDKPVPPLNLVGDYAGGSLFLVMGMLAALNERNQSGKGQVIDAAITDGTANLMSVFYSLYNMGQWTPERESNLLDGGAHFYNTYETSDGKFISLGPIEPQFYQLLIEKSGMDPRQFTPQNDTDNWPEMKKGFETIFKTKTRDQWCELLEGSDSCFAPVLDFVEAPRHPHNIARSTFIEIDGNIQPGTAPRFSRSECAMPNAPKAEGVDTESVLKAAGLSDQDIQQLVSSGAVPA; from the coding sequence ATGGGCCCCTTAGCAGGCATTAAAGTTATAGAATTAAAAGGTATTGGCCCGGGCCCCTATGCGGGTATGTTATTGGCCGATATGGGCGCCGAAGTGATTGTGGTAGAGCGCTCGCGGCAACCCAACGGCATTGCCAGCGCCTCTGATAAAGATGTTAACTCCCGCGGCAAAAAATCCATCGCCCTTAATCTTAAACATAAAGACGGTGTAGAAACCCTGTTAAAACTGGTTGAAAGTGCAGACATGCTGATTGAAGGCTTTCGACCCGGTGTGACTGAACGTCTGGGCTTTGGCCCCGACGTTTGCCATACCAGAAACCCCGGACTGATCTTCGGCCGAATTACTGGCTGGGGACAAAGCGGACCATTGGCCAAGGTCGCTGGCCATGATATCAATTATATTTCTATTGCCGGGGCGCTCGGCTCTATTGGCACTCAGGACAAGCCGGTACCGCCACTCAATCTTGTGGGCGATTATGCCGGCGGCAGTTTATTTTTGGTGATGGGTATGTTGGCAGCACTTAATGAACGCAATCAATCCGGTAAAGGCCAAGTGATTGATGCCGCGATTACTGACGGCACCGCCAATCTTATGAGCGTGTTTTACTCGCTCTATAATATGGGCCAATGGACACCCGAGCGAGAGTCCAATCTACTGGATGGTGGCGCACACTTTTATAATACTTACGAAACCTCCGATGGAAAATTTATTTCTCTCGGCCCTATTGAGCCACAGTTTTACCAACTGCTAATAGAAAAATCTGGCATGGACCCCAGGCAATTTACCCCGCAAAACGATACCGATAACTGGCCAGAAATGAAAAAAGGTTTTGAGACTATTTTTAAAACAAAAACCCGTGATCAATGGTGTGAATTATTAGAAGGCAGCGATAGCTGCTTTGCGCCGGTACTCGATTTTGTTGAAGCACCCAGGCACCCACATAATATCGCGCGATCTACTTTTATTGAAATTGATGGCAACATTCAACCGGGTACTGCCCCCCGATTTAGCCGCAGTGAATGCGCTATGCCGAACGCCCCCAAAGCCGAAGGGGTTGATACAGAATCCGTGCTAAAAGCGGCGGGACTGTCGGATCAGGATATTCAACAGTTAGTCTCTAGCGGTGCCGTGCCCGCTTAA
- a CDS encoding methyl-accepting chemotaxis protein: MTSDKVGGSQGIEQSSNDFSAQIIDAIGKSQAMIEFNMDGTIITANDNFLNAMGYRLDEIQGQHHSLFVEPGYKASQEYRQFWEGLNRGEYEAAEYKRLAKGGREIWIQASYNPILDLTGKPFKVVKFATDVTAQKLASADFSGQIGAISKSQAVIEFNMDGTIIQANENFLNTVGYTLEEIQGQHHSMFVEPGYKSSHEYASFWQRLNQGEFDSGEYKRLGKQGKEIWIQASYNPIMDLNGKPFKVVKYASDVTAEKLQSANFSGQIEAISKSQAVIEFNMDGTIITANDNFLATVGYSLEEIVGQHHSMFVEPHYQSSIEYSQFWQRLNRGEYESAEYKRLGKAGKEIWIQASYNPIMDLNGKPFKVVKYATDVSAQKLSNADFSGQIDAIGKSQAVIEFNMDGTIITANDNFLNTVGYSLSEIQGQHHSMFVEPDYKSSIEYRQFWEKLNRGEFDAAEYRRLGRGGKEIWIQASYNPIFDLNNRPIKVVKYATDITGRKQAIAKIKSVLLGMSNGDLTSNIDIELEGEFSVLGESMNSLIDNLNNMVGEIRGASNNVFSASKELAQGNVDLSQRTENQASSLEETASAMEELTTTVQQNAENATAATKLVIGVSDKAGSGGEVVSSAVAAMEEINASSKKISDIIGVIDEIAFQTNLLALNAAVEAARAGEQGRGFAVVAAEVRNLAQRSAAAAKEIKGLINDSVDAVGKGTRLVDDTGQTFTELVGAVEEVVTMISDIDSASKEQAAGINEVSQAISQMDEMTQQNAALVEEATASSKSVEDQSQNLLEQVSFFKTEEEDRRVTSMISRTVKRPATRSRAAAAASTDKEWEEF, encoded by the coding sequence ATGACGAGTGACAAGGTTGGCGGTTCACAGGGAATAGAGCAATCTTCCAATGATTTTTCTGCCCAGATTATTGATGCCATTGGCAAGTCGCAGGCAATGATTGAGTTTAATATGGATGGCACCATTATTACTGCCAATGATAATTTCCTGAATGCCATGGGCTATAGGCTGGATGAGATACAGGGCCAACATCACAGCCTGTTTGTAGAACCCGGCTATAAAGCCAGCCAGGAGTACCGGCAGTTTTGGGAAGGGCTTAATCGCGGTGAGTACGAGGCGGCAGAATATAAACGCCTGGCTAAAGGTGGTCGGGAAATCTGGATACAAGCGTCCTATAACCCCATTCTTGATCTAACCGGCAAGCCCTTTAAAGTGGTTAAATTTGCTACCGATGTCACGGCGCAAAAATTGGCCAGTGCCGATTTCTCCGGGCAAATAGGGGCAATTTCTAAATCCCAGGCGGTGATAGAGTTCAATATGGATGGCACCATTATTCAAGCCAATGAAAACTTCCTTAATACCGTGGGTTATACGCTGGAAGAAATTCAAGGCCAGCATCACTCCATGTTTGTCGAGCCAGGCTATAAGAGCAGCCATGAATATGCCAGCTTTTGGCAGCGATTAAATCAGGGTGAATTTGATTCGGGCGAATATAAGCGCCTTGGCAAGCAGGGTAAAGAAATCTGGATTCAGGCTTCCTACAACCCGATTATGGATTTAAATGGCAAGCCATTTAAAGTGGTGAAATATGCCAGTGATGTCACCGCCGAAAAATTACAGAGCGCCAATTTCTCAGGTCAGATTGAGGCCATTAGCAAATCGCAGGCAGTGATAGAATTTAATATGGATGGCACCATTATTACTGCCAACGACAATTTTCTGGCCACCGTTGGCTATAGTCTCGAAGAGATTGTGGGGCAGCATCACAGTATGTTTGTTGAGCCCCACTATCAATCGAGTATTGAATACAGCCAGTTTTGGCAGCGTCTTAATCGCGGAGAATATGAATCCGCTGAGTATAAACGTTTAGGTAAAGCGGGTAAGGAGATCTGGATTCAGGCTTCCTATAATCCGATTATGGATCTGAATGGTAAGCCGTTTAAAGTGGTGAAATATGCCACAGATGTGAGTGCGCAAAAACTGAGTAATGCGGATTTCTCCGGTCAGATTGACGCCATCGGTAAATCCCAGGCGGTGATTGAATTTAATATGGATGGCACGATTATTACTGCCAATGACAACTTCCTTAATACCGTCGGTTATTCCCTGAGTGAAATTCAGGGACAACACCACAGCATGTTTGTGGAGCCGGACTATAAAAGCAGTATTGAATACCGTCAATTTTGGGAGAAGTTAAATCGCGGTGAATTTGATGCTGCGGAATATAGGCGCTTGGGTCGCGGGGGTAAAGAAATCTGGATACAGGCCTCTTATAACCCCATTTTTGATTTAAACAACCGGCCCATCAAGGTGGTTAAATATGCCACCGATATCACCGGTAGAAAGCAGGCTATAGCAAAAATCAAGTCGGTACTGTTGGGTATGTCTAACGGTGATCTCACCAGTAATATTGATATTGAACTGGAAGGCGAGTTCAGTGTATTGGGTGAGTCAATGAACTCCCTGATTGATAACCTTAACAATATGGTCGGTGAAATTCGCGGCGCTTCCAATAATGTTTTCTCGGCTTCTAAAGAGCTGGCCCAGGGTAATGTTGACCTAAGCCAGCGTACCGAGAACCAGGCGTCCAGTCTTGAAGAAACCGCCTCTGCGATGGAAGAACTAACCACAACCGTGCAGCAAAATGCTGAAAATGCGACGGCTGCTACCAAGTTGGTGATAGGAGTTTCTGATAAGGCCGGCAGTGGAGGCGAGGTAGTTAGTAGCGCCGTTGCTGCGATGGAAGAAATTAATGCATCCAGTAAAAAAATCTCCGATATTATCGGTGTTATTGATGAGATAGCTTTCCAAACCAATCTACTGGCCCTCAATGCCGCCGTAGAGGCTGCAAGAGCAGGGGAGCAAGGTCGTGGTTTTGCAGTGGTAGCCGCTGAAGTGCGCAACCTGGCCCAGCGCAGCGCCGCCGCTGCCAAAGAAATAAAAGGCCTGATTAACGATAGTGTTGATGCCGTGGGTAAAGGTACCCGGTTGGTTGATGATACCGGCCAAACCTTTACTGAACTGGTCGGTGCAGTTGAAGAGGTGGTCACTATGATTTCTGATATTGATAGTGCCAGTAAAGAGCAGGCCGCAGGTATTAATGAAGTAAGCCAGGCCATTAGTCAAATGGATGAAATGACCCAGCAAAATGCCGCCTTGGTTGAAGAGGCTACCGCATCCAGTAAATCCGTAGAGGACCAATCTCAAAATCTGCTGGAACAGGTAAGTTTTTTCAAAACAGAAGAGGAAGATCGTCGAGTGACCTCCATGATAAGCCGAACGGTGAAGCGTCCAGCTACGAGATCACGCGCTGCGGCAGCGGCTTCGACGGATAAGGAATGGGAAGAGTTTTAA
- a CDS encoding DUF6482 family protein — MKITLNELFLWQQELPIIIHSIDRVGYQATVTIDDQSCLIVNADGKPLCHKSLMKMREALQAMPVSSLSLSHQSAYDEMINQPLRQGDNTLQLPLSMELYPYASEQYYP, encoded by the coding sequence ATGAAAATAACGCTGAATGAATTATTTCTATGGCAGCAGGAACTGCCAATCATCATACATTCTATTGATAGGGTGGGCTATCAGGCGACAGTGACAATCGATGACCAGTCCTGTCTGATTGTTAATGCGGATGGCAAGCCACTGTGCCACAAAAGCTTAATGAAAATGCGTGAGGCCTTGCAAGCAATGCCCGTGTCATCATTGTCATTAAGCCATCAATCCGCCTACGATGAAATGATCAATCAACCGCTGCGGCAAGGGGATAATACCTTGCAGCTGCCATTGTCGATGGAGCTCTATCCTTATGCCAGCGAACAGTACTACCCCTGA
- a CDS encoding thiol-disulfide oxidoreductase DCC family protein, giving the protein MPRDTLFYDGQCPLCSVEMKKLRQQAGQQIQLVDIHSLSPSPELPDKNALLRSLHLQKANGDLLQGIEANVAAWQHTRLGIFWRWLRWPVIKPLANFCYHYWAERRYQQLYPNPHPTSTGKD; this is encoded by the coding sequence ATGCCTCGCGACACGCTTTTTTATGATGGCCAATGCCCACTGTGCTCAGTGGAAATGAAAAAACTGCGGCAACAGGCCGGTCAGCAGATACAACTGGTAGACATTCATAGCTTAAGCCCTTCACCGGAACTGCCGGATAAAAACGCGCTTTTACGAAGCCTTCATTTACAAAAAGCCAATGGTGATCTTCTACAGGGTATAGAGGCCAATGTGGCTGCCTGGCAGCATACCCGCCTGGGTATTTTCTGGCGTTGGCTGCGCTGGCCGGTGATAAAACCTCTGGCGAATTTTTGCTATCACTATTGGGCTGAACGGCGTTATCAACAGCTTTACCCAAACCCCCACCCTACTTCTACAGGTAAGGATTAA
- a CDS encoding flavin-containing monooxygenase, with translation MSNNKTDFDTIVIGSGFAGLALIHYLREAGLSVQVFDKAADIGGTWTWNRYPGAMTDSEGYYYCLTFSKELLQKWTWSQRYPAWEETHRYMHFVADECDMWPHIQLNTEVTSAEYQKDKAIWLITTADGKQYTCKYFISGMGMISDPVIPNIKGIDSFKGPLFHSARWPEGLDYKGKRVGIIGAGATTVQMLPVMAKEAGSVTVFQRTPNFILPAMQKPMTPEWEKEIKDNYDDVIAKCRNHVFGMAFDSPVGRNAVDTPAEEVQKIFEENWNGSFRWVFETFDDLLADAKANDMASEFIINKMKERIDDPELEKILCPELGEYPLFAKRPPLDHGYLEAYSRDNVNLVDIRNKEPIVEITETGVRTTDNEFEFDIIILATGFRAYTGSLEALTIRGESGQTLSEKWDKTSKSIMGVCVADFPNMFTITGPQAPFANLPTSIEQNAMWVSDCIKTMENQGHNLCTPKQQAEDEWSAHVADVHVQTLMNQGDSVNSWMMGANIENHEPRVLIYFGGADVYYDKLRESVDAGFPELEFSTLAG, from the coding sequence ATGAGTAACAACAAAACAGATTTCGATACCATTGTTATTGGCTCAGGTTTTGCCGGCCTGGCATTAATTCACTATTTACGTGAAGCCGGACTATCGGTTCAGGTATTTGATAAGGCCGCTGATATTGGCGGTACCTGGACCTGGAACCGCTACCCCGGTGCCATGACCGATAGCGAAGGTTATTATTACTGTTTAACCTTTTCCAAAGAATTGTTGCAAAAGTGGACTTGGTCTCAGCGTTACCCCGCTTGGGAAGAAACCCATCGCTATATGCATTTTGTCGCTGACGAATGTGATATGTGGCCGCATATCCAATTAAATACTGAAGTGACCAGCGCCGAATATCAAAAGGATAAAGCGATCTGGCTAATTACTACCGCGGATGGCAAGCAATATACCTGTAAGTATTTTATTAGCGGTATGGGTATGATCTCTGACCCGGTTATTCCTAATATCAAAGGTATTGATAGCTTTAAAGGCCCCCTCTTCCACTCGGCTCGCTGGCCTGAAGGTTTGGACTATAAAGGCAAACGCGTTGGTATTATTGGTGCCGGTGCAACTACGGTACAGATGTTACCGGTGATGGCAAAAGAGGCAGGAAGCGTCACCGTATTCCAACGGACTCCCAATTTTATTCTGCCCGCCATGCAAAAGCCGATGACGCCAGAATGGGAAAAAGAAATCAAAGATAATTACGACGATGTCATTGCCAAGTGTCGCAACCATGTCTTTGGTATGGCCTTTGATAGTCCTGTTGGCCGCAATGCGGTTGATACACCAGCGGAAGAAGTGCAAAAGATTTTTGAAGAAAACTGGAACGGCAGTTTCCGCTGGGTATTTGAAACCTTTGACGATCTGTTAGCGGATGCCAAAGCCAATGATATGGCCTCTGAATTTATTATTAATAAAATGAAAGAGCGTATCGACGACCCGGAACTGGAAAAAATACTTTGCCCGGAGTTAGGTGAGTATCCATTATTTGCCAAGCGCCCTCCTTTGGACCATGGCTATCTGGAAGCCTATAGTCGCGACAATGTCAATCTGGTGGATATCAGAAATAAAGAACCAATTGTTGAAATTACTGAAACCGGTGTTCGCACTACAGATAATGAATTTGAGTTCGATATTATTATTCTGGCGACAGGCTTTAGAGCCTATACCGGTTCGTTAGAAGCGCTCACTATTCGTGGTGAAAGCGGTCAAACACTGTCAGAGAAATGGGATAAGACCTCCAAATCGATTATGGGGGTCTGCGTTGCTGACTTCCCCAATATGTTTACTATTACCGGCCCTCAAGCTCCGTTTGCCAATCTGCCCACCTCTATCGAACAAAATGCGATGTGGGTAAGCGACTGTATTAAGACAATGGAAAACCAAGGCCATAACCTTTGCACACCAAAGCAGCAAGCAGAGGATGAATGGTCTGCCCACGTTGCAGACGTCCATGTACAAACCCTGATGAATCAAGGTGACTCGGTTAACTCCTGGATGATGGGAGCCAATATCGAGAACCATGAGCCTCGCGTACTGATTTATTTTGGTGGTGCCGATGTTTACTACGACAAGCTTCGCGAGTCTGTGGATGCAGGCTTCCCTGAACTGGAATTCTCCACCCTCGCCGGATAA
- a CDS encoding pyridoxamine 5'-phosphate oxidase family protein — translation MKEKVASLLREQVQCVLATQGEQEIALHLMAYAFSPDLAQVYLASLEPTQKVKNMRGNPAVTLHWDNRTGNNADHSKGFAVSAFGRSNELKADAAQSATALLRNRNATLSALLDNAQAVVFAIDIHRYQWVEGYTESMVYKPHNP, via the coding sequence ATGAAAGAAAAGGTTGCTTCGTTATTACGAGAGCAGGTGCAATGTGTACTGGCTACTCAAGGTGAGCAGGAAATAGCACTGCACTTAATGGCTTATGCTTTTTCGCCTGACCTTGCCCAAGTGTATTTAGCCTCTCTTGAGCCCACACAGAAGGTGAAAAATATGCGGGGCAACCCCGCGGTTACTCTGCATTGGGATAATCGTACAGGGAATAATGCCGACCATAGCAAAGGCTTTGCGGTCAGCGCCTTTGGCAGGTCCAATGAACTTAAAGCTGATGCTGCTCAGTCTGCGACGGCGTTATTGCGCAATAGAAATGCGACGCTGTCAGCGCTGCTAGATAATGCGCAAGCGGTGGTTTTTGCTATTGATATTCACCGCTATCAGTGGGTAGAGGGCTATACAGAGTCAATGGTGTACAAACCCCATAACCCGTAG
- a CDS encoding acyl-CoA dehydrogenase family protein: MSWSFETDSEFQEKLDWIDTFVREECEPLDLVFRGAGDPWDPDSPAAAAMAPLKEIVKEKRLWACHLGPELGGEGYGQVKLGLMNEILGRSRFAPSVFGTQAPDSGNAEILAHFGTDHQKAKYLQPLLDGKIASCYSMTEPQAGSDPAQFTCTATRDGDEWVINGEKWFASHARFSEFLLVMVVTNTEVPIHEGASIILVEKGTPGMDIMRNTAVGPYVEQGNGVHGYIRFTDCRVPADHLLGEEGQGFLVAQTRLGGGRVHHAMRSVGVLQKAMDMMCERVLSRTTKGELLSTKQMTQDKIADCYTQVFQYRLHVLYTAWLIDKHKEYNREVRKEIAAIKAATPKVLQEVIYRVMQLHGSIGVSDETPLMNMWANIPELGMVDGPSEVHKVTVARTILRDYEAAPGLFPTYHTHTQRELAMKKYGHFLPDEK, translated from the coding sequence GTGAGTTGGAGCTTTGAAACAGACAGTGAATTCCAGGAAAAATTAGACTGGATTGATACATTCGTACGTGAGGAGTGCGAGCCCCTCGACCTGGTTTTCCGTGGCGCAGGTGATCCCTGGGATCCTGATTCTCCAGCTGCCGCAGCCATGGCACCGCTAAAAGAAATTGTTAAAGAGAAACGCCTTTGGGCCTGTCACCTCGGCCCCGAACTGGGTGGTGAAGGTTATGGTCAGGTTAAATTAGGTCTGATGAATGAGATTCTGGGCCGCAGCCGTTTTGCCCCCAGCGTATTTGGTACTCAGGCGCCGGATTCAGGCAATGCGGAAATCCTTGCCCACTTTGGTACTGACCACCAAAAGGCAAAATATTTACAGCCCCTGCTAGATGGCAAGATTGCGTCTTGTTACTCCATGACTGAACCACAAGCCGGCTCTGACCCGGCACAATTTACCTGTACCGCTACGCGCGATGGTGATGAGTGGGTAATTAATGGCGAAAAGTGGTTTGCTTCCCACGCCCGTTTTTCAGAGTTTTTATTGGTGATGGTTGTCACCAATACTGAAGTCCCTATCCACGAAGGTGCCTCGATTATTCTGGTTGAGAAAGGCACACCGGGTATGGATATTATGCGCAACACGGCTGTTGGCCCTTATGTTGAACAGGGTAACGGTGTGCACGGTTATATCCGTTTTACCGATTGCCGCGTGCCAGCCGATCATCTGTTAGGTGAAGAAGGTCAGGGCTTTTTAGTGGCGCAAACCCGTTTAGGCGGTGGCCGTGTTCACCACGCTATGCGCAGTGTCGGTGTTCTGCAAAAAGCGATGGATATGATGTGCGAGCGCGTTTTAAGCCGTACCACCAAAGGTGAATTGCTCTCTACCAAGCAAATGACTCAGGACAAAATTGCCGACTGTTATACGCAGGTTTTTCAATACCGTTTGCATGTTCTCTATACCGCCTGGTTAATCGACAAACATAAAGAATATAACCGCGAAGTGCGCAAAGAAATTGCGGCAATCAAAGCGGCAACGCCTAAAGTATTGCAAGAGGTTATTTACCGCGTGATGCAATTACACGGCAGTATCGGTGTTTCTGATGAAACCCCATTAATGAATATGTGGGCCAATATTCCAGAACTGGGTATGGTGGATGGCCCTTCAGAAGTCCATAAGGTGACTGTTGCACGTACTATCTTACGTGATTATGAAGCGGCACCGGGTTTATTCCCCACTTACCACACTCACACTCAACGTGAACTCGCGATGAAAAAGTACGGGCATTTTTTGCCTGACGAAAAATAA
- a CDS encoding YybH family protein, translating to MSFLKLISLILFITSISACSSQKTLPHPEAAQPLHSQLKLATSYYNANDIESYQSLYTKDAYHISVRRPMVEGREAIGRFFAPGMKLFTVSTEDTILDSGIYGDTAHLLMKSTMTGTARPGIRIPSFTEQRIIMVLFKQRDGQWLIHRYIASFSPEQDRGVMAK from the coding sequence GTGTCATTTTTAAAACTCATTAGCCTGATACTTTTTATAACTTCAATTAGCGCATGCAGCAGCCAGAAAACCCTCCCTCACCCAGAGGCTGCCCAGCCATTGCATAGCCAGCTCAAGCTGGCCACCAGCTATTATAACGCCAACGATATAGAGAGCTATCAATCACTCTATACCAAAGATGCCTACCATATCTCTGTGCGCCGACCGATGGTTGAGGGCCGCGAAGCGATAGGCCGATTTTTTGCACCGGGGATGAAGCTATTTACCGTTAGCACCGAAGATACGATTTTGGATTCTGGTATATATGGTGATACCGCCCACTTACTGATGAAGTCGACCATGACAGGCACAGCAAGGCCGGGGATTAGAATCCCAAGCTTTACCGAACAACGTATTATTATGGTGCTGTTTAAACAGCGCGACGGCCAGTGGTTAATACACCGCTATATCGCGTCTTTTTCACCGGAACAAGATCGCGGCGTAATGGCTAAGTAA
- the ppdK gene encoding pyruvate, phosphate dikinase translates to MAKRVYLFNEGSKDDRNLLGGKGANLCEMTAMGLPVPFGFVITTPTCREFFESGNKLPRHLETEYNVALRLVEDRMGARFGDPENPLLFSVRSGAPVSMPGMMNTILNLGMNDDIVEGMAKKTNNPRFAYDSYRRFIQMYADVVLEADGEQFEHEIEQYKKAHGKTLDVEMTAEDWQAIIAIFKGLVDFPQNPAVQLKEAIAAVFLSWNTPRAIFYREMNNIPASLGTAVCVQSMVFGNFGDDSGSGVAFTRNPSTGDHEFYGEYLTNAAGEDVVAGIRTPLPISHLEEQMPEVYQQLFETQKRLELHYQDMQDMEFTVQEGKFYMLQTRSGKRTGRASVKIAVDMVSEGLIGEKEALMRVSPEHVDAFLHPMIDVNAKTDIVAKGLPASPGGATGRVVFSADEAVEVAAQGHKVVLVRRETTPEDIHGMKVSEGILTELGGMTSHAAVVARGMGVCAITGCGELTIDYAAGTATTDGGIVIKRMDEITLDGSTGEVMLGDIPKTEASANEDFMTLLSWADKYRRLSVRANAETPEDAAKARELGAEGIGLCRTEHMFFDSSRIDIMRGMILSEDREERQTYLDQLLHFQRDDMLALFKEMHDLPVTIRLLDPPLHEFLPHGEEDLVELAGRLGKSADKVREIVQSLQEVNPMLGFRGCRLSIIYPEITEMQVKAIAEAAVAAHKAGYNPSPEIMIPLVVNVREIRAITDIIERGIMSVVEQESVSFPYKVGTMMETPRACLGAERLANSVEFMSFGTNDLTQMTYGFSRDDVGKFIPDYLDRNLVEDDPFVSLDQRAVGKLMKMAVEDSREAKEGIKYGICGEHGGDPRSIQFCHELGLDYVSCSPYRVPVARIAAAQANVTL, encoded by the coding sequence ATGGCAAAGCGTGTTTATCTATTTAATGAAGGCTCCAAAGACGATCGTAACCTGCTCGGTGGTAAAGGGGCTAACCTCTGCGAAATGACGGCCATGGGTCTGCCAGTACCGTTCGGTTTTGTGATCACCACGCCAACCTGCCGTGAGTTCTTTGAGTCTGGTAATAAGCTACCCAGACATCTTGAGACAGAGTATAACGTCGCGCTGCGGCTGGTTGAGGACAGAATGGGGGCGCGCTTTGGCGACCCGGAAAACCCGCTGCTATTTTCCGTCCGCTCCGGCGCACCGGTTTCCATGCCAGGTATGATGAATACCATCTTAAACCTGGGTATGAATGACGACATTGTTGAGGGTATGGCCAAGAAGACCAATAACCCTCGTTTTGCCTATGATTCCTACCGTCGCTTTATCCAGATGTATGCCGATGTGGTGCTGGAGGCCGATGGTGAACAGTTTGAGCATGAAATCGAACAATATAAAAAGGCCCATGGCAAGACGCTGGATGTAGAAATGACGGCAGAAGACTGGCAGGCGATTATCGCTATCTTTAAAGGGCTGGTCGATTTTCCACAAAACCCGGCGGTGCAATTAAAAGAAGCCATTGCCGCCGTATTTTTATCCTGGAATACTCCTCGAGCTATTTTCTACCGGGAAATGAATAATATCCCCGCCAGCCTGGGTACCGCTGTCTGCGTACAGTCGATGGTATTTGGTAACTTTGGTGATGATTCCGGTTCCGGTGTTGCCTTTACCCGTAACCCATCCACCGGCGACCATGAATTTTATGGTGAGTACCTGACCAATGCGGCGGGTGAAGATGTGGTGGCGGGCATTCGTACACCGCTACCGATTAGTCATTTAGAAGAGCAAATGCCTGAGGTCTACCAACAATTATTTGAAACACAAAAACGTCTGGAGCTACATTATCAAGATATGCAGGATATGGAGTTTACCGTTCAGGAAGGTAAGTTCTATATGCTGCAAACCCGCAGCGGCAAGCGCACCGGTAGGGCGTCGGTAAAAATTGCTGTGGATATGGTGAGTGAAGGTTTAATCGGTGAGAAAGAAGCGCTGATGCGTGTGTCCCCTGAGCATGTGGATGCCTTTCTGCACCCCATGATTGATGTCAATGCGAAAACCGATATTGTCGCCAAAGGTTTGCCGGCCAGTCCCGGTGGAGCAACGGGGCGGGTAGTGTTTTCTGCTGATGAAGCGGTTGAAGTGGCAGCGCAAGGGCATAAAGTCGTATTGGTACGCCGTGAAACAACGCCGGAAGATATTCATGGTATGAAAGTTTCAGAAGGTATTCTGACCGAGTTGGGCGGTATGACTTCTCACGCGGCGGTAGTGGCCCGAGGTATGGGTGTCTGTGCAATCACCGGTTGTGGAGAGTTAACTATCGATTATGCCGCGGGTACCGCAACCACCGATGGCGGTATTGTGATTAAGCGTATGGATGAAATCACGCTGGATGGCTCAACCGGTGAAGTGATGCTGGGCGATATTCCAAAAACTGAAGCCAGCGCCAATGAAGATTTTATGACGCTATTGTCCTGGGCCGATAAATATCGCCGTTTATCCGTCCGTGCTAATGCCGAAACACCGGAAGACGCAGCCAAAGCGCGCGAGTTAGGCGCAGAGGGTATTGGCTTGTGCCGTACTGAACATATGTTCTTTGATAGCTCACGTATCGATATTATGCGCGGCATGATTCTTTCGGAAGATCGTGAAGAACGCCAGACCTATCTGGATCAATTATTACATTTCCAGCGTGATGATATGTTGGCTCTCTTTAAAGAGATGCATGATCTGCCGGTTACTATCCGTTTATTAGATCCTCCTTTGCATGAGTTTTTACCCCATGGCGAAGAAGATCTGGTGGAATTGGCGGGTCGCCTGGGTAAATCAGCAGACAAAGTGCGGGAGATAGTACAAAGCTTGCAGGAAGTGAACCCCATGTTGGGTTTCCGCGGGTGTCGTCTGTCTATCATCTACCCCGAAATTACTGAAATGCAGGTTAAGGCCATTGCTGAAGCTGCGGTAGCAGCCCATAAAGCCGGTTATAACCCCAGCCCTGAAATTATGATTCCACTGGTGGTTAATGTGCGGGAGATACGTGCGATAACCGATATTATTGAGCGCGGTATTATGTCCGTGGTCGAGCAAGAGTCGGTTTCATTCCCTTATAAAGTGGGCACCATGATGGAAACCCCACGGGCCTGTTTGGGGGCGGAGCGTTTGGCCAACTCAGTAGAATTTATGAGCTTTGGTACCAATGACTTAACCCAGATGACCTACGGTTTTTCCCGCGATGATGTGGGTAAATTTATTCCTGATTATCTCGACCGCAACCTGGTGGAAGACGATCCTTTTGTCTCCCTCGACCAGCGTGCAGTGGGCAAGCTAATGAAAATGGCTGTCGAAGATAGTCGGGAAGCAAAAGAAGGCATTAAGTATGGTATCTGTGGTGAGCACGGCGGTGATCCACGCTCCATTCAGTTTTGCCATGAACTGGGTTTGGATTACGTGAGTTGCAGTCCTTACCGTGTTCCGGTTGCGCGTATTGCAGCAGCGCAGGCCAACGTGACTTTATAA